The following proteins are co-located in the Vibrio astriarenae genome:
- a CDS encoding ParB/RepB/Spo0J family partition protein has product MAIKTSDLNAKLFGKANKRRATTPQEAQAAAKEQAQVIELSVAGEELISFELIRIPATEVEAQTVVFSENAREQSFLNEHALSDVLTTLRERGQQYPAVGRRNAQGLIEVLDGSRRRMSCILAEKEFLVYVAEGINEQHAKFLSDVANAHKPLSLYEKGKEMQAKLDSGEAEDQKALAKIFQCSEALVSGALKAADLPLELLQAYPNVAELGRPTIVKLHKQFNEMGSDQQSQLLAKCHSDGQQVWQRSEAQGVARLTKEVSETIENWISELNPTQKPATKKVDLVKGKVSYSRKGNAVSLNMKKVDEETLNEILAFIESKF; this is encoded by the coding sequence ATGGCGATTAAAACCTCAGATCTCAACGCAAAGCTGTTCGGTAAAGCAAATAAACGCCGTGCAACTACGCCACAAGAAGCACAAGCTGCCGCTAAAGAGCAGGCTCAAGTGATTGAGCTTTCGGTTGCAGGAGAAGAGCTGATTTCCTTTGAGCTGATTCGTATTCCAGCGACAGAGGTAGAGGCTCAAACAGTGGTATTTTCTGAAAATGCACGTGAGCAATCTTTCTTAAACGAGCATGCGCTTTCGGATGTATTGACGACACTGCGTGAACGCGGGCAGCAATACCCTGCTGTAGGTCGTCGAAATGCACAAGGCCTGATTGAAGTTCTTGATGGCAGCCGTCGACGCATGTCGTGTATCTTGGCTGAAAAAGAGTTCCTTGTTTATGTTGCTGAAGGCATTAATGAGCAGCATGCTAAGTTTCTGTCAGACGTAGCAAACGCACACAAACCGCTCTCTTTGTATGAGAAAGGTAAAGAGATGCAAGCGAAGCTTGATAGTGGGGAAGCAGAAGACCAGAAAGCTTTGGCCAAAATCTTTCAATGCAGCGAGGCTTTAGTGAGTGGTGCACTGAAGGCGGCTGATTTACCACTAGAGCTGTTACAGGCGTATCCAAACGTTGCTGAGCTTGGTCGCCCGACCATTGTTAAACTGCATAAACAGTTCAATGAAATGGGCAGCGATCAGCAGAGTCAACTATTGGCAAAATGCCATTCTGATGGCCAACAAGTATGGCAGCGCAGCGAAGCGCAAGGGGTTGCTCGCCTAACAAAAGAGGTGTCAGAAACCATCGAAAACTGGATTTCTGAGCTAAATCCAACACAAAAACCGGCCACGAAGAAAGTCGATTTAGTGAAGGGTAAGGTATCCTACTCGCGCAAAGGCAATGCCGTTTCTTTGAACATGAAGAAAGTCGACGAAGAGACACTGAACGAAATTCTCGCATTCATCGAAAGTAAATTTTAG
- a CDS encoding tRNA(Met) cytidine acetyltransferase TmcA — MSQSISQIQAIISQLQGTNHRRGFYLQADYVGVDAFVQSCIAQYNDPNVAYLGGKVSQNAPCIPYKKGEQLLGQELDVLVVDMVDGFDANSFTAALGAIVGGGVLIVKPWKPDPNNFADVWLERCLHKLVLVSHSNFDSEFCEHTPQTKALPAPFNEQQSAVQAIVKVSEGHRKRPLVLTADRGRGKSSALGIAAAELMSKRCINIAVTAPLQKSVQPVFQHAERVLERVLGRVLNAACHAKGELHFEASSLKFIAPDELLRTQESFDLVLVDEAAAIPLPLLQTMASKFHRIVFSSTVHGYEGSGRGFTLKFLAWLREYRSGMREIHLTQPIRWAKQDPLEAWVFDSFLLDAELDRVELDNHRQDMRLVKHHKSDLIADSQRLKEAFALLVSAHYQTSPNDLFGLLSDSNTHLYSLVSGKQIVGCMLTVEEGRLSETLISDIALGKRRPKGQLVVSSLINHLGVSNAATHRSERIMRIAVHPDWQGNGFGGVMLDKLSRVTDASFISTSFGMTPELVTFWLQNGFTPVKLGSQRDSSSGSYSLIMVKELVGCEVVTNSFARHLPHWLIDKGELLSPQLVRVLLPGTSDSLSTTDLNLLERFTLGGSNVESTSFLIHDLIFSLSQSQLKSCSDFLLSFVLCRMSVEQCCNHYALTGRKQLENRLRVDVATILESL, encoded by the coding sequence ATGTCACAGTCTATCTCACAGATTCAGGCCATCATCTCACAGCTACAAGGCACTAATCATCGTCGCGGCTTTTATTTGCAAGCGGATTACGTCGGTGTTGATGCTTTTGTTCAATCTTGTATTGCACAGTACAACGACCCGAATGTTGCCTACTTAGGCGGTAAAGTTTCACAGAACGCACCGTGTATTCCGTATAAAAAAGGCGAGCAACTGCTTGGACAAGAGCTCGATGTTTTAGTGGTAGACATGGTGGATGGTTTTGATGCTAATAGTTTTACTGCAGCGCTAGGTGCCATTGTAGGGGGCGGTGTTCTCATCGTGAAACCTTGGAAACCCGATCCTAATAACTTTGCTGATGTTTGGTTAGAGCGCTGCCTTCATAAACTTGTTTTAGTCAGTCATTCTAATTTTGATAGTGAGTTTTGCGAGCACACGCCTCAGACCAAGGCTTTGCCTGCACCTTTCAACGAGCAGCAAAGCGCAGTGCAGGCAATTGTGAAGGTTAGTGAGGGGCACAGAAAGCGTCCGTTAGTTCTCACCGCAGATAGAGGGCGCGGAAAGAGTAGTGCGTTAGGTATTGCAGCAGCAGAACTGATGTCTAAACGCTGTATCAATATAGCGGTGACAGCGCCTTTGCAAAAGTCAGTACAACCCGTTTTCCAACATGCCGAAAGAGTTCTCGAAAGAGTTCTCGGTAGAGTTCTCAATGCAGCTTGTCATGCAAAGGGCGAACTGCATTTTGAAGCTTCGAGTTTGAAGTTTATTGCCCCTGATGAGTTACTTAGAACGCAAGAGTCATTTGATCTGGTTTTAGTTGATGAAGCTGCTGCGATTCCACTTCCATTGCTACAAACGATGGCCTCTAAGTTTCATCGAATCGTGTTTTCAAGCACAGTACATGGTTATGAAGGTTCTGGCCGAGGCTTCACGCTTAAGTTTCTTGCTTGGCTTCGAGAGTATCGCTCTGGCATGCGAGAGATACACCTAACTCAGCCCATCCGTTGGGCAAAGCAAGACCCGCTCGAGGCGTGGGTGTTTGATAGTTTCTTGTTGGATGCTGAGCTTGATCGTGTCGAGCTCGATAACCATCGACAAGATATGCGACTGGTTAAACACCATAAGTCGGATTTGATTGCTGACAGTCAGCGATTGAAAGAAGCCTTTGCTCTGCTCGTTAGTGCTCATTACCAGACATCACCCAATGACCTGTTTGGTCTGTTGTCTGATAGCAATACCCATCTCTATTCACTCGTTTCCGGAAAACAAATTGTAGGTTGTATGCTCACCGTCGAAGAGGGGAGGCTATCCGAAACTTTGATCAGCGATATCGCCCTCGGCAAGCGACGACCAAAAGGGCAGTTGGTCGTGTCATCACTCATTAATCACTTGGGCGTCTCAAATGCAGCGACGCATCGCAGCGAGCGAATTATGCGTATAGCGGTTCATCCAGATTGGCAGGGAAATGGTTTCGGAGGGGTAATGCTTGATAAATTGAGTAGGGTAACGGATGCGAGTTTCATCTCTACCAGTTTTGGCATGACGCCTGAGTTAGTCACATTTTGGCTGCAGAATGGCTTCACTCCCGTTAAGTTAGGTTCGCAGCGTGACTCATCAAGTGGCAGCTATTCTCTGATAATGGTCAAAGAGTTAGTGGGTTGTGAAGTCGTCACGAATAGTTTCGCTCGACATCTTCCACATTGGTTAATCGATAAAGGTGAGTTGTTATCTCCGCAATTGGTTCGAGTATTACTCCCTGGTACGTCAGATTCTCTGTCTACAACCGATCTCAATCTGCTCGAACGGTTTACGCTCGGCGGTTCAAATGTTGAGTCGACGTCGTTCCTGATTCACGATTTGATTTTTTCTCTTTCTCAAAGCCAACTCAAGTCTTGCTCTGACTTCCTGTTGTCGTTTGTTTTATGTCGAATGTCTGTCGAACAGTGTTGCAACCATTATGCGCTGACGGGCCGTAAGCAACTTGAAAATAGGCTTCGAGTTGATGTCGCTACGATATTAGAGTCTCTTTAG
- a CDS encoding DUF342 domain-containing protein: protein MWTEYLSWTSDKSQVVAKLPDDSMGVPASFSQQGLDDALSGINANTLYVDETGVQSFINFAKEDKKEARAGITVARRIDAALEVSITQDAQVASLVCTGAFGGEPLNPQKMIEVIQSAGIKKGINKIALKKLLLKSAQLKPGEVVTQPIAQGRLPINGKDAKFTSLLNTAKTEKAANDALGKIDMHDRGATLTVEVGQPLMKREPATPGRPGITVLGEIIQPKPGKNTELKASKGSQLSKSHPDILVASQAGLPLVRESSVEVDDVMKLAAIGVESGHVEFNGSVIVSGNIESDMRVKVTGNLIVGGFVESAIIDAGGDVTIGKGIIGHNVSEGEAKSCSITSGGSIHAHYVQFSDVTAKQDIRLQIHCLNSDIVTGNDLVVVDRTERQGTVGGGALDIGNKLVCVNLGVEGNTPTLVKAFNNYHQQKERTESLKEEYKRAQEKTMEVIRKEMAFKKIPKAERTEDESKALEQFKLEVDNNLVATKNALELHVLEFEDKLENNTVEVKSKVYPYVTIQFGDERVTTSKEHGASIFSFDQYQIKRRSLFSDEI, encoded by the coding sequence ATGTGGACAGAATATCTCAGTTGGACTAGTGATAAATCTCAAGTCGTGGCTAAACTCCCTGATGACTCTATGGGAGTGCCTGCTAGCTTCAGCCAGCAGGGGCTTGACGATGCCCTTAGTGGGATTAACGCAAACACGCTGTATGTTGACGAGACAGGCGTGCAAAGCTTCATAAATTTCGCTAAGGAAGACAAGAAAGAGGCCCGAGCTGGTATCACTGTTGCGCGCCGTATAGATGCAGCGTTGGAAGTCTCAATCACTCAAGATGCTCAGGTTGCGAGCTTGGTGTGTACAGGCGCTTTTGGTGGTGAGCCTTTAAACCCACAAAAGATGATAGAGGTGATTCAATCTGCCGGTATCAAAAAGGGCATCAACAAGATCGCACTTAAAAAGTTACTGTTAAAGAGCGCGCAACTAAAACCCGGAGAGGTAGTCACCCAACCCATTGCTCAAGGAAGGCTACCTATCAATGGTAAAGATGCCAAGTTTACTTCTTTACTCAACACAGCCAAAACAGAAAAAGCAGCAAACGATGCTCTTGGCAAAATTGATATGCATGACCGAGGAGCTACCTTAACCGTTGAAGTTGGCCAGCCTTTAATGAAGAGAGAGCCCGCAACACCTGGGAGGCCGGGTATAACTGTACTGGGTGAAATCATTCAACCAAAACCAGGCAAGAATACTGAGCTTAAAGCGAGTAAAGGCTCTCAACTTAGTAAAAGTCATCCAGACATACTGGTGGCTAGTCAGGCGGGCTTACCCTTGGTAAGAGAGTCTTCTGTCGAAGTTGATGATGTCATGAAGCTAGCAGCCATTGGTGTTGAGTCTGGGCACGTTGAGTTTAATGGCAGCGTGATCGTCTCAGGCAATATAGAGTCGGACATGCGAGTAAAGGTGACAGGCAACCTCATTGTTGGTGGCTTTGTTGAGTCGGCAATTATTGATGCTGGAGGCGATGTCACCATTGGCAAAGGAATCATTGGACACAACGTATCAGAGGGTGAGGCGAAAAGTTGTAGTATCACCAGTGGTGGTTCAATTCATGCTCACTACGTACAGTTCAGCGATGTCACAGCCAAGCAAGATATCAGGTTACAGATTCATTGTTTGAACAGCGATATTGTTACAGGCAACGATTTGGTTGTGGTTGATAGAACTGAGCGCCAGGGTACCGTTGGGGGCGGTGCTCTTGATATTGGGAACAAACTTGTGTGCGTTAATTTGGGTGTAGAGGGCAACACACCCACTCTAGTGAAAGCATTCAATAATTACCATCAGCAAAAAGAGCGAACCGAGTCGCTTAAAGAGGAATACAAACGCGCGCAAGAAAAAACAATGGAGGTTATTCGCAAAGAGATGGCTTTCAAGAAGATACCTAAAGCTGAGCGCACAGAAGATGAAAGTAAGGCACTTGAGCAGTTCAAGCTTGAAGTGGATAACAACTTAGTGGCAACGAAAAATGCGCTGGAGCTACACGTTTTGGAGTTTGAAGATAAGCTTGAAAATAATACCGTAGAAGTGAAATCTAAAGTTTATCCTTACGTCACAATACAGTTTGGTGATGAAAGAGTGACAACGTCGAAAGAGCATGGAGCGAGCATTTTCAGTTTTGACCAGTACCAGATAAAGCGTCGCTCTTTGTTTAGCGATGAAATTTGA
- a CDS encoding M48 family metalloprotease, whose protein sequence is MNTKTVVAIAFSGSLVGCSVSLEYDKSIGEQNSQVVAAQMGLYQKHQLDSYVDNVGQKLVAHLDEPEFTFSFHIVDDTTPNAFALPGGYIYISRGLLALMNNEDELACVLAHEIIHVTERHSVQQMKRSILPSLSQVPGNIVGSVISEDLGALINAPIAISSGLFMASYSRGHETQSDELGVKLAVKAGYNPYSMGLILTRLNTAVEFTTQQETQKSYFDSHPYTPERVEHVNLWAAQFTNQYAPATDDRFVRRLNGLLIGNNPDKGVFVGDDFLHPLLGFSMQFPSEWQKVNLPNVVAAGNESQTGMIALTRVSADYNAEQMSQQFSSYMQQHFDYKVDISQYENEWGSDTYHAQIRDSKGGKPVYLDQYWLDVEDATYQLMSVTSADTVVLASESAFSFKPISQQQRDAIYQRELKVVTVQKGEDVAKLLERSNSPMRNRGVEILNGLESANDLSEGDALKVIVKAPYTSNQ, encoded by the coding sequence ATGAACACAAAAACCGTTGTTGCTATTGCTTTTTCAGGCTCGCTTGTAGGGTGCAGTGTCAGCCTTGAATATGACAAGTCGATTGGAGAGCAAAACTCTCAAGTCGTTGCTGCGCAAATGGGCCTTTATCAAAAACACCAGCTAGATTCGTATGTCGATAACGTAGGGCAGAAGCTTGTCGCTCATTTAGACGAACCAGAATTTACGTTTTCATTTCATATCGTTGATGATACCACCCCCAATGCTTTTGCTCTGCCCGGAGGTTATATCTACATCTCTCGTGGCTTACTCGCACTGATGAACAATGAGGATGAGCTGGCATGTGTCTTGGCCCACGAAATCATCCATGTTACTGAGCGTCATTCAGTACAACAGATGAAGCGCAGCATCCTGCCAAGTTTGAGCCAAGTACCAGGCAATATCGTGGGCAGTGTGATTAGCGAGGACCTTGGCGCTCTGATCAACGCTCCAATCGCGATCAGTAGCGGCTTGTTTATGGCAAGTTACAGTCGCGGACACGAAACGCAATCTGACGAGCTTGGCGTAAAACTGGCGGTCAAAGCAGGCTATAACCCGTATTCGATGGGGCTAATATTAACTCGTCTCAACACGGCAGTTGAATTTACAACTCAGCAAGAAACACAAAAAAGTTATTTTGATAGCCACCCATACACGCCAGAACGTGTGGAGCATGTCAATCTGTGGGCTGCTCAATTTACGAATCAATACGCACCTGCTACTGACGATAGATTTGTTAGGCGTCTTAATGGATTGCTCATTGGCAACAATCCAGATAAAGGTGTATTTGTCGGAGATGATTTCTTGCATCCTCTGCTTGGTTTTAGCATGCAATTTCCTAGCGAGTGGCAGAAGGTCAATCTGCCAAATGTGGTAGCAGCAGGGAATGAGTCCCAGACAGGAATGATTGCTTTAACGCGTGTGAGTGCAGATTACAATGCCGAACAGATGTCTCAACAGTTTTCGAGCTATATGCAGCAGCACTTTGATTACAAGGTCGATATCTCACAGTATGAGAATGAGTGGGGAAGTGACACATATCATGCGCAGATACGAGACAGTAAAGGTGGGAAGCCTGTTTATTTAGATCAGTATTGGCTCGATGTTGAAGATGCGACTTATCAGCTTATGAGCGTGACATCAGCGGATACGGTTGTTCTTGCTAGCGAGAGCGCTTTCAGCTTCAAACCCATTTCTCAGCAGCAGCGCGATGCTATTTACCAGCGAGAGCTGAAAGTGGTGACCGTACAAAAAGGCGAGGATGTGGCCAAATTGCTTGAGCGTTCAAATTCCCCCATGAGAAACCGAGGCGTGGAAATATTAAACGGGCTGGAATCCGCTAATGATCTTTCAGAAGGGGATGCGCTTAAAGTGATCGTTAAAGCGCCGTATACTTCAAACCAATAA